A window of Castanea sativa cultivar Marrone di Chiusa Pesio chromosome 1, ASM4071231v1 contains these coding sequences:
- the LOC142622291 gene encoding uncharacterized protein LOC142622291, whose translation MASVEGDDFVPTHNQSTQHVPQSNTETNSPNQFFLSASENPSNILVTQPLLGMKNYQSWSRAMVLALTAKKKIGFVNDKIGKPEIDSTLYEDWESCNTMVLSWLINSMHVDVSSSIMYCETAREMWLELQHVFSQGNGPKVYNLQQEISQITQGQLSVTEYYSKFKKLWDQLIHYEPLPTCTCGAMKILSIAHEKSYVMRFLMGLNESFETARSHILMLEPFPSMSKVYALVLQEESHKGIGHGAAFTPKPDSVAMYVNTKGNTGNRGGSKKERPLCTHCNMLGHIVDKCYKLQGYPPGYKHKGKPNFNANQVSYSQGQAVEVPSNTAQCPITKAQCQQLLALFNSGTDQGTSHHVANVSTSAAVSSMLSGALGVPAATGVPFTSLTSFENSSFVETMSGINSLLHFTPSLKHSIFSAKVVNKEVLNATDWVIDIEATDHMVHSITCFTTVTATLNTYVNLPNGEVATVTHIGIVKISENLILQNVLCVPSFNFNLIFVSQLAKSIACCLIFFGSLCFIQDLAHWSTLGLGRKLNGLYLLSKSNFSAPIITASVHSSQTQIWHSRLGHLSNAKLASIKQHDVPSFISVENFNCAICPLAKQKRLPFNKSSHLSQSCFELIHCDLWGPFSVPTIDHCK comes from the coding sequence ATGGCTTCTGTTGAAGGAGATGACTTTGTTCCTACGCACAATCAATCCACACAACATGTTCCCCAATCTAACACAGAGACCAATTCTCCCAATCAATTCTTCCTTAGTGCAAGTGAGAATCCAAGTAATATCTTAGTCACTCAACCTCTGTTGGGAATGAAAAACTATCAATCTTGGTCTAGGGCTATGGTTCTAGCACTAACAGCCAAGAAAAAGATAGGATTTGTGAATGACAAGATTGGTAAACCTGAAATTGATTCAACTTTGTACGAAGATTGGGAAAGTTGTAACACAATGGTGCTTTCTTGGTTGATCAACTCTATGCATGTTGATGTTTCAAGCAGCATCATGTATTGTGAGACTGCGAGGGAGATGTGGCTTGAATTGCAGCATGTATTCTCTCAAGGAAATGGACCAAAGGTCTATAATCTTCAACAGGAAATTTCTCAGATAACTCAGGGACAATTATCAGTAACTGAGTATTACTCTAAATTCAAGAAGCTTTGGGATCAATTGATTCATTATGAACCTTTGCCAACTTGCACTTGTGGAGCTATGAAGATTCTGAGCATTGCACATGAGAAATCTTATGTTATGAGGTTTTTAATGGGGCTCAATGAGAGTTTTGAGACAGCGAGGAGTCATATTCTCATGCTTGAGCCGTTTCCCTCAATGAGCAAAGTGTATGCTCTGGTTCTCCAAGAAGAATCTCACAAAGGCATTGGTCATGGTGCTGCCTTCACACCTAAACCTGATTCAGTGGCAATGTATGTCAATACCAAAGGGAATACAGGAAATAGAGGTGGTTCTAAGAAGGAAAGGCCCTTGTGCACTCATTGTAACATGCTTGGCCACATTGTGGACAAGTGCTACAAACTTCAAGGCTATCCACCAGGTTACAAGCACAAAGGCAAACCTAATTTCAATGCTAACCAAGTGTCTTATTCTCAAGGTCAAGCTGTTGAAGTTCCTTCTAACACAGCTCAGTGTCCTATTACTAAGGCACAGTGTCAGCAATTACTTGCTCTCTTCAATTCTGGAACTGATCAAGGTACTTCTCACCATGTTGCAAATGTCAGTACAAGTGCTGCTGTCTCTAGCATGCTTTCTGGAGCTCTTGGTGTGCCTGCTGCAACTGGTGTACCTTTTACTTCTCTTACATCTTTTGAAAATTCCAGCTTTGTTGAAACCATGTCAGGTATCAATTCATTGCTTCATTTCACTCCTTCCTTGAAGCATTCTATTTTTTCTGCCAAAGTAGTTAACAAAGAAGTCCTAAATGCCACTGATTGGGTCATAGATATAGAGGCTACTGATCATATGGTACATTCAATTACATGCTTTACTACTGTCACTGCTACCTTAAACACATATGTCAATCTGCCTAATGGTGAAGTAGCTACTGTAACTCATATTGGCATTGTAAAAATCTCAGAAAATCTTATCCTTCAAAATGTTCTTTGTGTTCCATCATTTAATTTCAACCTTATTTTTGTCAGTCAGCTTGCTAAGTCCATTGCTTGTTGTCTTATTTTCTTTGGATCCTTGTGTTTTATCCAGGACCTTGCTCATTGGAGCACACTTGGTCTGGGTAGAAAACTCAATGGACTCTACTTGCTGAGCAAGAGCAATTTTTCTGCACCTATCATTACAGCTTCTGTTCATAGCTCTCAAACTCAAATCTGGCACTCCAGATTGGGTCATCTGTCTAATGCTAAACTAGCTTCAATAAAACAACATGATGTACCTAGTTTCATTTCTGTTGAGAACTTTAATTGTGCCATTTGTCCACTTGCTAAACAAAAACGTTTACCCTTCAATAAAAGTTCTCATTTGTCTCAATCTTGCTTTGAATTGATTCATTGTGATTTGTGGGGACCCTTCTCAGTTCCTACTATTGATCATTGCAAGTAG
- the LOC142622260 gene encoding disease resistance protein RPV1-like, with amino-acid sequence MVFLTNEGASSSSSTRRWKYDVFLSFRGEDTRAGFTTYLHKALEQQGINTFMDDKLPRGEEISTELLKTIEESMVLVIVFSKNYAESKWCLDELVKIVECREDDQMVLLRPIFYNVEPREVRNQLGNFGIALANHEKEFKDNMGKMQRWREALSKAASVSGSHYEEGCTTYKSEYDFIQGIVKEISSAIFNQRPLYDASYLVGVNSCVEAIKSLLDIESNEVRMLGIHGLPGVGKTTIANVVYSIIAHHFEGSCFLEKVREKSPNGSIIQLQEKLFSKILRDSYLKVDRESEGTNLIKERICCRKVLLVLDDVDNSEQIEKLLGKCNWFASGSRVIITTRDIQVLTTLPRNHLIYKVEELSPCEARALFNMHAFHTNEPKEDYSKLIEQIISYANGLPLALKVMGSDLCGKSIHKWRSALEIYWYWKAY; translated from the exons ATGGTTTTCCTAACGAATGAAGGAgcctcctcctcttcttccaCTCGCAGATGGAAGTATGATGTCTTTTTGAGCTTTAGAGGTGAAGATACCCGTGCAGGTTTTACGACCTATTTACATAAGGCTTTGGAACAACAAGGCATTAACACCTTCATGGACGATAAGCTTCCAAGGGGAGAAGAAATTTCAACAGAACTTCTCAAAACAATTGAAGAGTCAATGGTTTTGGTTATTGTGTTCTCTAAAAACTATGCAGAGTCCAAATGGTGTTTGGACGAACTTGTTAAGATTGTTGAGTGTAGGGAAGATGACCAAATGGTTCTACTTCGACCGATTTTTTATAACGTAGAACCAAGAGAAGTACGTAATCAATTGGGAAACTTTGGGATAGCGCTAGCTAACCATGAAAAGGAGTTCAAGGATAACATGGGGAAGATGCAAAGGTGGAGGGAAGCCTTAAGTAAAGCAGCTAGTGTGTCTGGATCGCATTATGAGGAAGG CTGCACAACATATAAATCTGAATATGACTTTATTCAAGGAATTGTTAAAGAAATATCAAGTGCTATATTTAATCAGAGACCGTTATATGATGCTAGCTACTTGGTTGGAGTAAATTCTTGTGTAGAGGCCATAAAGTCACTTTTAGATATTGAGTCGAATGAAGTTCGCATGTTAGGAATTCATGGACTTCCTGGAGTAGGTAAGACTACAATTGCCAACGTTGTTTATAGCATAATTGCTCATCATTTTGAAGGAAGTTGTTTTTTAGAGAAGGTTAGAGAAAAGTCTCCAAATGGTAGCATAATACAACTCCAAGAGAAACTTTTTTCTAAGATCTTACGAGATAGCTATTTGAAGGTAGACCGTGAATCCGAAGGAACCAATTTGATAAAGGAGAGGATTTGTTGTAGAAAGGTTCTTTTAGTTCTCGATGATGTGGATAATTCAGAACAGATAGAAAAACTGCTTGGAAAATGTAATTGGTTTGCTTCAGGGAGTAGAGTCATTATAACAACAAGAGACATACAAGTGCTAACCACTCTTCCAAGAAATCATCTAATTTACAAGGTCGAAGAACTGAGTCCATGTGAAGCTCGTGCTCTTTTCAATATGCATGCCTTCCACACAAATGAACCTAAGGAAGATTATTCAAAACTTATAGAGCAAATTATATCTTATGCTAATGGCCTTCCACTAGCTCTAAAAGTAATGGGTTCTGATTTGTGTGGTAAAAGTATACATAAATGGAGAAGTGCATTAGAAAT ATATTGGTATTGGAAGGCTTATTGA